The following proteins come from a genomic window of Hymenobacter canadensis:
- a CDS encoding family 1 glycosylhydrolase, which translates to MKSFLTHIKEAFGDGHYEGDQFGGAAGHDGSGLPTGDAGNFMFATGIECSYPTIANGTIRRDLLAETDHYNRYKEDLGLVKEMGLKVLRYNLPYYLVHKAPGQFDWEFADAAMAEIQRLGITPILDLMHFGVPDWVGNFQNPELPVHFAEYCGAVARRYPWVRFYTPVNEIYVTARASAKDGIWNEQLKDDRAFVTAIKHITAASIMGTQQIAKVRPDCIIVQSESAEYIHEMRAVPTPEICLVNKLRFLSLDLLYAHPLDSEVLLYCLDNGLTRQELDWFMAGEPPGYQIMGNDYYGRNEKIIKPDGQICQAEDVLGWYTMTRQYYERYRKPVMHTETNTFNPKDAECWLWKQWVNVQRIRHDGVPVVGFTWYSLLDQVDWDISLAEKRLTVNACGLYDLDRKIRPVGESYKMLIREFGQITIMPHGEMFEFTNRPATLKVKK; encoded by the coding sequence ATGAAGTCTTTCCTCACCCACATCAAAGAAGCCTTCGGCGACGGCCATTACGAGGGCGACCAGTTCGGCGGCGCGGCCGGCCACGACGGCTCCGGCCTGCCTACCGGCGACGCGGGCAACTTCATGTTCGCCACCGGCATCGAGTGCTCGTACCCTACCATCGCCAACGGCACCATTCGGCGCGATTTGCTGGCCGAAACCGACCACTACAACCGCTACAAGGAAGACCTGGGGCTGGTAAAGGAAATGGGCCTGAAGGTGCTGCGCTACAACCTGCCGTACTACCTCGTGCACAAGGCCCCCGGCCAGTTCGACTGGGAGTTTGCCGATGCCGCCATGGCCGAAATCCAGCGCCTGGGCATCACGCCCATCCTAGACCTGATGCACTTTGGCGTGCCCGACTGGGTGGGCAACTTCCAGAATCCTGAGCTGCCAGTGCACTTCGCCGAGTACTGCGGGGCCGTGGCGCGGCGCTACCCCTGGGTGCGCTTCTACACGCCCGTCAATGAGATTTACGTGACGGCCCGCGCCTCCGCCAAAGACGGCATCTGGAACGAGCAACTTAAGGACGACCGCGCCTTCGTGACGGCCATCAAGCACATCACGGCGGCCAGCATCATGGGCACCCAGCAGATTGCCAAGGTGCGGCCCGACTGCATCATCGTGCAAAGCGAGTCGGCCGAGTACATCCACGAGATGCGCGCCGTGCCCACGCCCGAAATCTGCCTGGTCAACAAGCTGCGGTTTCTGTCGCTGGATTTGCTCTACGCCCACCCGCTTGACTCGGAAGTGCTGCTCTACTGCCTCGATAACGGCCTGACCCGCCAGGAGCTCGACTGGTTTATGGCCGGCGAGCCGCCCGGCTACCAGATCATGGGCAACGACTACTACGGCCGCAACGAGAAGATTATCAAGCCCGACGGCCAGATCTGCCAGGCCGAGGACGTGCTGGGCTGGTATACTATGACACGCCAGTACTACGAGCGGTACCGCAAGCCCGTGATGCACACCGAAACGAACACCTTCAACCCCAAAGACGCCGAATGCTGGCTCTGGAAGCAGTGGGTGAACGTGCAGCGCATCCGCCACGACGGCGTGCCGGTGGTGGGATTCACCTGGTACAGCCTGCTCGACCAAGTGGACTGGGACATCAGCCTGGCCGAAAAGCGCCTCACCGTCAACGCCTGCGGCCTCTACGACCTGGACCGCAAAATCCGGCCGGTGGGGGAGAGCTACAAGATGCTCATCCGCGAGTTCGGCCAGATTACCATCATGCCCCACGGCGAGATGTTCGAATTCACCAACCGCCCCGCCACGCTTAAAGTGAAGAAGTAG
- a CDS encoding GMC family oxidoreductase, which yields MPDEEVLEEGVLNPVQPEIQDPLLKSILADNEATPATEPTGEEAPNPLPDPTDEVDCVVIGTGAGGAPLLARLAMAGLKVVALEAGPRRDPKTEYATDEKAQNFLFWNDERLSAGQNPVAFGKNNSGTGVGGSTLHYTAYTPRAHRGDLQLHTDFGQGVDWPFGIEELEPYYEEIEHFLGVSGPTPYPWDAGRRKGYPLAPLPLNGAALLMQKACAQLGIETSPAANAALSARYYQEGIGWREACTNRGFCQAGCNRGAKASMDVTFLPLAESFGAEIRADAYVTEIERDASGRVVAVVYEQHGRTVRQRCRHLFLCAGAVETPRLLMLNELALNSGQVGKHFMAHPGMQVWGTFDEDIRPYKGIPGGLISEDTHRPKDADFAGGYLLQSIGVMPVTFATQMVRQRKLWGQPLRDYMRSYNHTAGINILGDCLPHAANFMELSDEKDARGLPKPRLHFTAQENEQRMNRHAEKLMRQIWEAAGAKDIWAFERYAHVIGTARMGLSGDDAVVNPDGKAFDVPNLYICDNSVFPSALSVNPALTIMALSLRTADKFLASLRA from the coding sequence ATGCCCGACGAAGAAGTACTCGAAGAAGGCGTGCTGAACCCGGTTCAGCCCGAAATACAGGACCCGCTGCTGAAAAGCATTCTGGCCGATAACGAAGCCACCCCGGCCACCGAGCCCACCGGCGAGGAAGCCCCCAATCCGCTGCCCGACCCCACCGACGAGGTGGATTGCGTGGTGATTGGTACCGGCGCGGGCGGCGCGCCGCTGCTGGCCCGTCTGGCCATGGCCGGCCTGAAGGTGGTGGCCCTGGAAGCCGGCCCCCGCCGCGACCCCAAAACCGAGTACGCCACCGACGAAAAAGCCCAGAACTTCCTGTTCTGGAACGACGAGCGCCTCTCGGCCGGCCAGAACCCAGTGGCCTTCGGCAAAAACAACTCTGGCACCGGCGTGGGCGGCTCCACGCTGCACTACACGGCCTACACGCCCCGCGCCCACCGCGGCGACCTGCAGCTGCACACCGACTTTGGCCAGGGCGTCGACTGGCCCTTCGGCATCGAGGAGCTGGAACCGTACTACGAGGAGATTGAGCACTTTCTGGGGGTTTCCGGCCCCACGCCCTACCCCTGGGATGCCGGCCGCCGCAAGGGCTACCCGCTGGCCCCGCTGCCCCTAAACGGTGCGGCCCTGCTCATGCAGAAAGCCTGCGCCCAGCTGGGCATCGAAACCTCGCCGGCGGCCAACGCGGCCCTGTCGGCGCGCTACTACCAGGAGGGCATTGGCTGGCGCGAGGCCTGCACCAACCGGGGCTTCTGCCAGGCCGGCTGCAACCGTGGCGCCAAGGCCAGCATGGACGTCACCTTCTTGCCCCTGGCCGAAAGCTTCGGGGCTGAAATCCGGGCCGATGCCTACGTGACGGAGATTGAGCGCGACGCCTCCGGCCGCGTGGTGGCCGTGGTGTACGAGCAGCACGGCCGCACCGTGCGCCAGCGCTGCCGCCACTTGTTTTTGTGCGCCGGCGCCGTGGAAACGCCGCGCCTGCTGATGCTCAACGAGCTGGCCCTCAACAGCGGGCAGGTCGGCAAGCACTTCATGGCCCACCCCGGCATGCAGGTCTGGGGCACGTTCGATGAGGACATCCGGCCCTACAAAGGCATTCCCGGCGGCCTGATTTCCGAGGACACCCACCGCCCCAAAGACGCCGACTTTGCCGGCGGCTACCTGCTGCAAAGCATCGGGGTGATGCCCGTGACCTTTGCCACCCAGATGGTGCGCCAGCGTAAGCTCTGGGGCCAGCCCCTGCGCGACTACATGCGCAGCTACAACCACACGGCCGGCATCAACATCCTGGGTGACTGCCTGCCGCACGCTGCCAACTTCATGGAGCTCAGCGACGAGAAGGACGCCCGCGGCCTGCCCAAGCCGCGCCTGCACTTCACGGCCCAGGAAAACGAGCAGCGCATGAACCGCCACGCCGAAAAGCTGATGCGCCAGATCTGGGAAGCCGCCGGCGCCAAGGACATCTGGGCTTTCGAGCGCTACGCCCACGTCATCGGGACGGCGCGCATGGGCCTGAGCGGCGACGATGCGGTGGTCAACCCCGACGGAAAGGCCTTCGATGTGCCCAACCTCTACATCTGCGACAACTCAGTATTCCCTAGTGCCCTGAGCGTCAACCCCGCCCTTACCATCATGGCCCTGAGCCTGCGCACCGCCGACAAGTTTCTGGCGTCGTTGCGGGCATAG
- a CDS encoding gluconate 2-dehydrogenase subunit 3 family protein, with protein sequence MNTYPEGTVRALLQTELVTPATRAALEARLNAPANYAPQFFDADTYQLLRAVAARIFPQPDRETPIELAPAVDKRLTDGTADGWRYDAMPPDREAYRLGLGGINQAAEAQFQQPFMALSAEQQDAVIGQLAAGKAAGENWQQVPQDRFFEEFLSELTENYYAHPLAQEEIGYVGMADVPGWPHVTPNTLEPREPEAVAE encoded by the coding sequence TTGAATACCTACCCCGAAGGCACCGTCCGGGCGCTGCTCCAGACCGAGCTGGTGACGCCCGCTACCCGCGCCGCCCTGGAGGCCCGCCTCAACGCCCCCGCCAACTACGCCCCGCAGTTCTTCGACGCGGATACGTACCAGCTGCTGCGTGCCGTGGCCGCCCGCATCTTCCCCCAGCCCGACCGCGAAACGCCCATCGAGCTGGCCCCAGCCGTGGATAAGCGCCTCACCGACGGCACCGCCGACGGCTGGCGCTACGACGCCATGCCGCCCGACCGCGAAGCCTACCGCCTCGGCCTGGGCGGCATCAACCAAGCCGCCGAAGCGCAGTTTCAGCAGCCCTTCATGGCCTTGAGCGCCGAGCAGCAGGACGCGGTTATCGGGCAGTTGGCCGCCGGCAAAGCAGCCGGCGAAAACTGGCAACAGGTACCTCAGGACCGGTTTTTCGAGGAGTTTCTGTCCGAGCTGACCGAGAACTACTACGCCCACCCGCTGGCCCAGGAAGAAATCGGCTACGTGGGTATGGCCGACGTGCCCGGCTGGCCCCACGTCACCCCCAACACCCTCGAACCCCGCGAGCCGGAGGCAGTAGCTGAGTGA
- a CDS encoding glycosyltransferase family 117 protein encodes MGSYARLNNVVGWLVFAVATVVYLLTLEPTASFWDCGEFIACSYKLLVPHPPGAPLFLLLGRLFSLLSFGDTSKVAVLINTLSALSSAFAVLFLFWSITLLAAKLVLPRPTPASPALLVPTRGQALLMQAAGVVGALAFAFSDSFWFNAEEAEVYAMSALCTAAVVWLMLKWENRADEPDSDKWLVLIAYVIGLSIGVHLLNLVAIPALGLLYYHRRQPAPTLWGSVVTLLISSVIVGVVLVGVIPGLPSLAGSFEVFFVNSLGMPFNSGVVGFVVLLLGLLVLGFRVSHRQNARLLNTALLGFTFILIGYSCYLIVPIRSGYQPTINQNGPRDVLSFVSYLKREQYGSRPLLYGPHVFAQPIAQEDAGPRYVREGSKYVVAEQRQELIYRDEDKMLLPRLYSDGTSSASQRAAAYRQWVDIQEGVKPTMGQNLAFLLRYQMGHMFWRYFLWNYVGRESDVQHAGVLWPTTSHEALPERVADSKARNNFLALPLLLGVLGLVYQVRRDPRNALVVGLLFLFTGLAIIVYLNQPPLEPRERDYTFTGATYAFAIWIGLGVLALAEVLRWALKADTARAAVALLLGLIVPGIMLAEGWDDHDRSDRFTSVDAAKNLLNSCAPNAILFTNGDNDTFPLWYAQEVEGIRTDVRVAVLSYLNTDWYIRQMTNRAYKSQPLPISLPAARYRQGTNDYLPYVENPNVSSVNLHDFIGLVKANSDLLKVSYGDGSPTLLSFPSPRFYLPVDTTAVKQLGIIPPGRRGQLVPQMEFNIGKGAMEKRNLFVLDILATNQWKRPVYFATSVARTEDHLGLDAYFQLEGLAWRVLPLKNPNDDPREEAGYLAKDLLYQKLMQQFTYRGLNNPAVFHDENSQMFPANYRAKFARLANAYLAAGDTATAKKLADKCLAVMPDRAIPYDFYTPQLLPALTAGGESKRANQLFDLLLGRAQRALTYYSNPAYALFDRELSQQLATTQQLYLAAQQIGDERRANQAFQLLQPYLRQ; translated from the coding sequence ATGGGTTCGTATGCGCGTTTGAATAATGTGGTGGGCTGGCTGGTATTTGCCGTGGCCACCGTGGTGTATCTGCTCACCCTGGAGCCCACGGCCTCGTTCTGGGACTGTGGCGAGTTCATTGCCTGCTCCTATAAGCTGTTGGTGCCGCACCCACCTGGCGCCCCGCTGTTTTTGCTACTTGGCCGGCTGTTTTCCCTGCTCAGCTTCGGCGACACCAGCAAAGTGGCGGTGCTTATCAACACGCTGTCGGCGCTGAGCAGCGCGTTTGCAGTGCTGTTTCTGTTCTGGAGCATCACGCTGCTGGCGGCCAAGCTGGTGTTGCCCCGCCCCACGCCAGCAAGCCCCGCGCTGCTGGTACCCACCCGCGGGCAGGCGCTGTTGATGCAGGCGGCGGGCGTGGTAGGGGCGCTGGCCTTTGCCTTCTCCGACTCGTTCTGGTTCAACGCCGAGGAAGCCGAGGTGTACGCCATGTCGGCCCTATGCACGGCGGCGGTGGTGTGGCTGATGCTGAAATGGGAAAACCGCGCCGACGAGCCCGATTCTGATAAGTGGCTGGTGCTCATTGCCTACGTTATCGGCCTGAGCATTGGGGTGCATTTGCTGAACCTGGTGGCTATTCCGGCGCTGGGCTTGCTGTACTACCATCGGCGGCAGCCTGCGCCCACGCTGTGGGGCAGCGTGGTTACGTTGCTGATTAGCAGCGTAATCGTGGGGGTTGTGCTGGTCGGGGTCATTCCGGGGCTGCCGTCGTTGGCGGGGAGCTTCGAGGTGTTTTTTGTGAACTCACTGGGGATGCCCTTCAACTCGGGCGTGGTGGGGTTTGTGGTGCTGCTGCTGGGGCTGCTGGTGCTAGGGTTCCGGGTGTCGCACCGGCAGAACGCCCGGCTGCTGAATACGGCCCTGCTGGGCTTCACCTTCATCCTGATTGGGTACTCCTGCTACCTGATTGTGCCGATTCGCAGTGGCTATCAGCCTACCATCAACCAGAACGGACCGCGCGATGTGCTCAGTTTCGTGAGCTACCTCAAGCGCGAGCAGTACGGCTCCCGGCCCCTGCTCTACGGGCCCCACGTATTTGCCCAGCCCATTGCCCAGGAAGATGCCGGCCCGCGCTACGTGCGCGAGGGCAGCAAGTACGTGGTGGCCGAGCAGCGGCAGGAGCTGATCTACCGCGACGAAGACAAGATGCTGCTGCCCCGCCTGTATTCCGACGGCACTTCCAGCGCCTCCCAACGCGCCGCCGCTTACCGGCAGTGGGTTGATATTCAGGAAGGGGTGAAGCCGACAATGGGCCAGAACCTTGCGTTCCTGCTGCGCTATCAGATGGGCCACATGTTCTGGCGCTATTTCCTCTGGAACTACGTGGGCCGCGAAAGTGACGTGCAGCACGCCGGCGTGCTGTGGCCCACCACCAGCCACGAGGCCCTGCCCGAACGGGTGGCCGACAGCAAAGCCCGCAACAATTTCCTGGCCTTGCCGCTGCTGCTCGGGGTGCTGGGGCTGGTGTATCAGGTGCGCCGCGACCCCCGCAACGCGCTGGTAGTGGGGTTGTTGTTCCTGTTTACCGGTCTGGCTATCATCGTCTACCTCAACCAGCCACCCCTGGAGCCGCGGGAGCGAGACTACACCTTCACGGGGGCCACCTATGCTTTTGCCATCTGGATCGGGCTGGGCGTGCTGGCGCTGGCGGAGGTTCTGAGGTGGGCGCTGAAAGCCGACACCGCCCGGGCCGCCGTGGCCTTGCTGCTGGGCCTGATAGTGCCGGGTATTATGCTGGCTGAAGGCTGGGACGACCACGACCGATCCGACCGGTTTACCTCTGTCGATGCGGCCAAGAACCTGCTGAACTCCTGCGCGCCCAACGCCATCCTGTTCACCAACGGCGACAACGACACCTTTCCGCTCTGGTACGCGCAGGAAGTGGAAGGCATCCGCACCGATGTGCGGGTGGCCGTGCTCAGCTATCTGAACACCGACTGGTACATCCGGCAGATGACGAACCGCGCCTACAAGTCGCAGCCGCTGCCCATTTCCCTGCCCGCCGCCCGGTACCGGCAAGGTACCAACGACTACCTGCCCTACGTGGAAAATCCTAACGTCAGCAGCGTCAATCTTCACGATTTCATCGGTTTAGTGAAGGCCAACAGCGACTTGCTCAAAGTCAGCTACGGCGACGGTAGCCCCACGCTACTCTCGTTTCCGTCGCCCAGGTTTTACCTGCCTGTTGATACCACGGCGGTGAAGCAGCTTGGCATTATTCCGCCCGGCCGCCGCGGGCAGCTGGTGCCGCAGATGGAGTTCAACATCGGCAAGGGCGCCATGGAAAAGCGCAACCTATTCGTGCTCGATATTCTGGCCACCAACCAATGGAAGCGGCCCGTGTACTTCGCTACCAGCGTAGCGCGCACCGAAGACCACCTGGGGCTGGATGCCTACTTCCAGCTGGAAGGCCTGGCCTGGCGCGTGCTGCCGCTGAAGAACCCCAACGACGACCCGCGCGAGGAAGCCGGCTACTTAGCCAAAGATCTGCTCTACCAGAAGCTGATGCAGCAATTCACCTACCGCGGCCTCAACAACCCCGCCGTTTTCCACGACGAAAACAGCCAGATGTTCCCGGCCAACTACCGCGCAAAGTTCGCCCGCCTGGCCAATGCCTACTTGGCCGCCGGCGACACCGCCACCGCCAAAAAGCTGGCCGACAAGTGCCTAGCCGTCATGCCCGACCGCGCCATTCCTTACGACTTCTACACCCCGCAGCTGCTGCCGGCCCTGACGGCAGGCGGGGAGAGTAAGCGAGCCAACCAGCTCTTCGACTTACTGCTTGGCCGGGCCCAGCGCGCCCTCACTTACTACAGCAACCCCGCCTATGCCCTCTTCGACCGGGAACTAAGCCAGCAGCTCGCTACCACGCAGCAGCTCTACCTGGCAGCCCAGCAAATCGGCGACGAGCGGCGCGCCAACCAGGCGTTCCAGCTTCTGCAACCCTACCTACGGCAGTAA